In a genomic window of Methanogenium sp. S4BF:
- a CDS encoding tetratricopeptide repeat protein — MALFDNLFGQGDQNPWIEKGKNHFTQGRYEEAARDLGKALDIADDPAIHYLRGEAFFYLGEPMQAAREFRASVEKNPEDIAGWESFGEALMRTGSYAEAVKCYDVVTAHRPDALNGWLRKTDCLERLARYSDAAAAAEAALRIDPDDRRLRERAARLHLRAGNTGDALTYLTQVLKFCPDNTELLTLTGDALERAGRRKEAAEVYARVLETDGNAVAVAMRFAGLCESLGRFGEAADAYRKAAMAMPENPVPGYYRAASLFWKGDFRECAQSLEIVVKKNPEDMQAWYLMGASLEHTGDYRRAADCFDAMLRVDQTNSLAWYHRGICLSGLGQYDEAYTSLRKVTEEDNDGAVSWISTEAELSLFSSDKRNKGVRSMDIDVRMNALAAMQADALMHLGREREAITLYSRLIDADRNDLSAWRRKGEALMHIGDYARATEALTHVTAAEAGDWNSVILLGDACLHTGNTAQAAAHYAAAIQAGITDRNARRKLGIIYQTSGDHAKALAVFDRILEEHPGDPGILALKGSSLLEMGRYEAALDALEPVDAKAGTDLVVKRQMASALEYLGRYREALEVIEEARAIAPADISLLAQKAALLEKAGDLEDAAGVYIQVVEAEPGRAGASLRLGESLASLGKYDEAIFFFQRSLERNQENTDAWIALGQTYLRKGDMEDARKCLISAAKTRPSDPAVHYEAGRIGLALGNTGEALASFDRTLSLKPDHAPALRERAAALLATGRAAEAADAFSAYLRIVPADNTARSLRARAYEKAGRFTDAAAEYREVLAVNPHDTDSWLSLAACLLFTGEYAAVADVTEKITAIDPENCQAWEYRASALERLGRYEEAAKAYRTAFSSGGRSTLMQMRLGSTMMHAGDYAGAARVFSEAAAAEPDRAEPKYLLSEAALAAGDLKGALAAAEAFRDANPDMAYARFFAGTLYERMGRMDEAVTAIQSAIEADRKNGTYWAVLGAVLTSAGKYQDAGKAFDQLTALGGGTAAAWYGKGRALAETGRYEQAIPCFEEAVKANPSDDAARSRLGAAYMAVGRFKEAAAALNMLSSGDEETF; from the coding sequence ATGGCGCTTTTTGATAATTTATTCGGACAGGGAGACCAGAATCCCTGGATTGAAAAAGGGAAAAATCACTTCACCCAGGGCAGATATGAAGAGGCTGCCCGGGATCTGGGAAAGGCCCTTGATATCGCTGACGACCCCGCCATCCATTATCTGCGGGGAGAGGCATTCTTTTATCTTGGGGAACCGATGCAGGCCGCCCGGGAATTCCGGGCCAGTGTGGAGAAAAATCCGGAGGACATCGCCGGGTGGGAGTCATTCGGTGAAGCTCTGATGCGGACCGGCAGTTATGCAGAGGCCGTGAAATGCTACGACGTCGTCACCGCACACCGGCCGGATGCCCTGAACGGATGGCTCAGAAAGACCGACTGCCTTGAACGCCTTGCCCGCTACTCCGATGCAGCAGCGGCCGCCGAGGCGGCACTCAGGATTGACCCGGATGACCGCAGACTTCGCGAACGGGCGGCACGGCTCCACCTGCGGGCCGGCAATACGGGAGACGCACTCACCTACCTCACCCAGGTGCTGAAGTTTTGCCCCGACAACACCGAACTGCTCACGCTCACCGGTGATGCCCTGGAACGGGCAGGGAGGCGAAAAGAGGCGGCCGAAGTCTATGCACGGGTCCTGGAGACAGACGGGAATGCGGTGGCTGTTGCAATGCGGTTTGCCGGACTCTGTGAATCCCTTGGACGGTTTGGCGAAGCGGCAGATGCCTACCGTAAGGCCGCAATGGCCATGCCGGAGAATCCGGTGCCCGGATATTACCGGGCAGCCTCCCTCTTCTGGAAGGGAGACTTCCGTGAATGTGCACAGTCACTCGAGATTGTGGTGAAGAAAAATCCGGAGGATATGCAGGCGTGGTACCTGATGGGCGCCTCTTTGGAGCACACCGGCGACTACCGCCGGGCAGCCGACTGTTTTGATGCAATGCTCCGTGTGGACCAGACAAACAGTCTCGCCTGGTACCACCGCGGCATCTGCCTCTCCGGCCTCGGCCAGTATGACGAGGCATATACCAGCCTCAGGAAAGTCACCGAAGAGGATAACGACGGGGCGGTCTCATGGATCAGCACGGAGGCTGAACTCAGCCTCTTCTCGAGTGACAAGCGAAACAAAGGCGTCCGGTCCATGGACATCGATGTCCGGATGAATGCCCTTGCTGCGATGCAGGCAGATGCTCTCATGCACCTCGGCCGGGAACGTGAAGCCATCACCCTGTACTCGCGTCTTATCGACGCAGACAGAAACGACCTCAGCGCCTGGCGCCGGAAAGGCGAAGCACTCATGCATATCGGGGACTATGCACGGGCAACTGAGGCCCTCACCCATGTAACGGCTGCCGAAGCGGGTGACTGGAACTCAGTCATCCTGCTGGGCGATGCATGCCTGCACACCGGCAACACAGCACAGGCTGCCGCACACTATGCCGCGGCGATCCAAGCCGGGATAACAGACCGGAATGCACGCAGAAAACTGGGAATCATCTATCAGACGTCCGGGGATCATGCAAAGGCCCTTGCCGTGTTTGACCGCATCCTGGAAGAGCACCCCGGCGATCCGGGCATTCTCGCCCTGAAGGGCAGCTCCCTTCTCGAGATGGGCCGGTATGAAGCAGCCCTTGATGCACTGGAACCGGTTGATGCAAAGGCAGGGACGGATCTTGTTGTAAAGCGCCAGATGGCTTCTGCCCTGGAATACTTAGGCAGATACCGGGAGGCGCTGGAGGTCATCGAAGAGGCCCGTGCGATTGCACCTGCAGATATCAGCCTGCTTGCCCAGAAGGCGGCCCTCTTAGAGAAGGCAGGGGACCTCGAGGATGCAGCCGGAGTCTATATTCAGGTGGTTGAGGCGGAACCCGGCCGGGCGGGAGCATCGCTGCGTCTCGGCGAGTCCCTTGCCTCCCTCGGAAAGTATGATGAGGCGATATTCTTCTTCCAGCGGTCCCTTGAACGCAATCAGGAGAATACCGATGCCTGGATCGCCCTCGGGCAGACATATCTGCGCAAAGGAGACATGGAAGACGCACGAAAATGTCTCATATCTGCCGCAAAGACCCGGCCCTCCGATCCGGCGGTGCATTACGAAGCCGGGCGAATCGGGCTCGCCCTCGGAAACACCGGTGAGGCGCTGGCATCCTTTGACCGGACCCTCAGCCTGAAGCCGGACCACGCACCGGCACTCCGCGAGCGGGCCGCAGCCCTTCTTGCGACCGGACGGGCAGCGGAAGCGGCGGACGCGTTCTCTGCCTATCTCCGGATCGTCCCCGCTGACAATACCGCCCGCAGCCTCCGGGCCCGTGCCTATGAGAAGGCAGGACGGTTCACAGACGCCGCAGCCGAATACCGGGAGGTGCTCGCCGTCAACCCGCATGATACCGACAGCTGGCTCTCCCTTGCCGCCTGTCTGCTCTTCACCGGCGAGTATGCGGCGGTCGCTGATGTCACCGAAAAAATCACCGCCATTGACCCCGAAAACTGTCAGGCATGGGAATACCGGGCATCTGCCCTGGAGCGGCTCGGCCGGTACGAAGAGGCGGCCAAAGCCTACCGGACCGCGTTCTCATCCGGCGGCAGGAGTACCCTGATGCAGATGCGGCTTGGGAGCACGATGATGCATGCGGGGGACTATGCCGGGGCGGCCCGGGTCTTCTCGGAGGCGGCGGCGGCAGAACCGGACCGGGCAGAACCGAAGTATCTGCTCAGCGAGGCAGCCCTCGCCGCAGGTGACCTGAAAGGCGCACTCGCGGCAGCAGAGGCGTTCAGGGACGCAAATCCGGACATGGCCTATGCCCGCTTCTTCGCAGGCACACTCTACGAACGCATGGGGAGAATGGACGAGGCAGTCACCGCCATCCAGTCGGCGATTGAGGCGGACCGGAAGAACGGCACCTACTGGGCTGTGCTCGGCGCCGTGCTTACCTCTGCAGGAAAATACCAGGATGCAGGAAAGGCGTTCGACCAGCTCACCGCCCTCGGGGGCGGGACGGCTGCCGCATGGTACGGGAAAGGGCGTGCCCTTGCAGAGACCGGCCGGTATGAACAGGCCATTCCCTGTTTTGAGGAGGCCGTCAAGGCAAACCCCTCAGACGATGCCGCACGCTCCCGCCTGGGTGCCGCATACATGGCTGTCGGACGCTTCAAAGAGGCCGCAGCGGCTCTGAATATGCTCTCTTCTGGTGATGAAGAGACATTCTGA
- a CDS encoding redoxin domain-containing protein yields MEKKTILVLLLIALVGIVIVAALLFPGDPGAARPYDISSAGWLTVPLTDALTGETVTLQGLRDGGQTVIVQTFTLSCPICTAQLGELTRLQADYPQDVVVVGLSLDASVSAGALEAHAEDNGLTVIMAASPASLTTGLVEGWGRDMLVPAYAPVVLFCPTGNTAYKLRNGLKSSEEVWQSVSDSCA; encoded by the coding sequence ATGGAGAAGAAAACTATTCTCGTTCTGCTCCTCATCGCTCTCGTCGGCATTGTGATTGTGGCGGCTTTGCTGTTTCCCGGCGATCCCGGGGCTGCGAGGCCGTATGACATCTCATCTGCGGGATGGCTCACGGTTCCGCTCACGGATGCCCTCACCGGGGAGACGGTCACGCTACAGGGCCTGCGGGACGGGGGGCAGACGGTCATCGTGCAGACATTCACCCTTTCCTGTCCCATCTGCACCGCCCAGCTTGGCGAACTTACCCGCCTGCAGGCTGACTATCCGCAGGATGTCGTTGTCGTCGGCCTCTCCCTGGATGCGTCGGTGTCGGCAGGGGCCCTGGAGGCTCATGCGGAGGATAACGGGCTTACGGTGATCATGGCTGCGTCCCCGGCTTCTCTTACTACAGGCCTTGTCGAAGGGTGGGGGAGGGATATGCTTGTACCCGCATATGCCCCGGTTGTTCTCTTCTGTCCGACGGGAAACACTGCTTATAAACTGAGAAACGGGCTGAAATCATCAGAAGAGGTGTGGCAGTCGGTATCCGACTCCTGTGCATGA
- a CDS encoding DUF4013 domain-containing protein: MAIGENLGESFEYTKEALFGKWVRWILLMIISIIPIVNFILYGYTIRVLRGTKPAPELEDYVQLFIDGLLYVIISIIWMIPAIIVAVILIGGSVGVAMASDPAVAGAAIAGMGLGLLITFIIAILCGLFATIGLVRFARMEKFGEAFAFGEIKDKIAAIGWVNYIIALIVLSIVVGVVYFVLTLIPIIGWLLMFILAPFLAIFSSRFICNLYDSA; this comes from the coding sequence ATGGCAATTGGAGAAAATCTTGGCGAATCCTTTGAGTATACAAAGGAAGCCCTGTTCGGAAAATGGGTTCGGTGGATCCTGCTTATGATCATCAGCATCATCCCCATTGTGAACTTTATCCTGTATGGCTACACCATCCGGGTGCTCCGGGGAACGAAACCGGCACCTGAGCTGGAAGACTACGTGCAGCTCTTCATCGACGGGCTGTTGTATGTGATCATCTCGATCATATGGATGATTCCGGCGATCATTGTTGCCGTGATTCTCATCGGCGGGTCCGTCGGCGTTGCAATGGCATCCGACCCCGCTGTGGCAGGTGCGGCAATCGCAGGCATGGGCCTCGGCCTCCTGATCACGTTCATCATCGCCATCCTCTGCGGACTGTTTGCCACCATCGGCCTTGTCCGGTTTGCACGGATGGAGAAGTTCGGGGAGGCATTTGCTTTCGGGGAAATTAAAGACAAAATAGCAGCTATTGGCTGGGTCAACTACATCATCGCACTCATCGTGCTGAGTATTGTGGTTGGAGTCGTTTACTTCGTCCTGACACTCATCCCGATCATCGGATGGCTCCTGATGTTCATTCTGGCTCCGTTCCTTGCCATCTTCTCGTCACGGTTCATCTGCAACCTGTACGACAGTGCATAA
- a CDS encoding CxxC-x17-CxxC domain-containing protein: MNDRNNYRGGSRGHDGGQRSFGGPREMHKATCADCGKECDVPFKPTEGRPVYCNDCFPKHRKPRY, encoded by the coding sequence ATGAACGACAGAAACAATTACCGGGGCGGAAGCCGTGGTCACGATGGCGGACAGCGCTCCTTTGGCGGGCCCCGCGAAATGCATAAGGCAACCTGCGCAGACTGCGGAAAGGAATGTGACGTTCCATTCAAGCCTACAGAGGGAAGACCTGTGTACTGCAACGATTGCTTCCCAAAGCACAGAAAACCCAGATACTAA
- a CDS encoding DUF4013 domain-containing protein produces MGIGDNLGESFEYAKEALVGKWVRWILLIIISIIPIVDFILYGYTIRVLRGTKPAPELEDYVQLFIDGLLYFIISVIWMIPAIIVAVILIGGSIGVAMASDPAVAGAAIAGMGLGLLITMIVAILCGLFATIGIVRFARMEKFGEAFAFGAIKDKIGEIGWVNYIIALIVMGIVVGVIYFVLALIPIIGWLLMFIMIPFLAIFSSRFICNLYDSA; encoded by the coding sequence ATGGGAATTGGAGATAATCTTGGCGAATCCTTTGAGTATGCAAAGGAAGCACTGGTAGGAAAATGGGTCCGGTGGATTCTGCTTATCATCATCAGCATCATTCCGATAGTAGACTTTATTCTGTATGGTTACACCATCCGGGTGCTCCGGGGTACAAAACCGGCACCCGAACTTGAGGATTATGTGCAGCTCTTCATCGACGGACTGTTGTATTTTATCATCTCAGTCATATGGATGATTCCTGCAATCATTGTTGCCGTGATTCTCATCGGCGGATCCATCGGCGTTGCAATGGCATCCGACCCGGCTGTGGCAGGTGCGGCGATCGCAGGCATGGGCCTCGGCCTCCTGATCACGATGATCGTCGCCATCCTCTGCGGACTGTTTGCCACCATCGGCATTGTCCGGTTTGCACGGATGGAGAAGTTCGGCGAGGCATTTGCGTTCGGCGCAATCAAAGATAAGATCGGTGAAATCGGCTGGGTCAACTATATCATCGCACTCATCGTGATGGGTATCGTGGTTGGAGTCATCTACTTTGTTCTTGCGCTCATCCCGATCATCGGATGGCTGCTCATGTTCATTATGATCCCGTTCCTTGCCATCTTCTCGTCACGGTTCATCTGCAACCTGTATGACAGTGCATAA
- a CDS encoding 4Fe-4S binding protein, protein MTDDLKQMIQTKCRGMDIPLLGMAHVSRWEDLSLNPDMPEAFYPRSVWPEAQSVLVIGLPVHLPALETSPSIWYREEYRTINSLLDQYTYRLAEYLNSAGYPSVSVPRDGYGHVSVLVDTPVAFFSHRHAAYLAGLGTFGVNNMLLTPQYGPRVRFGSVLTAASLASDPVMEGMLCTRCMQCVEQCPVQALSEEDYPDGLTDKATCAGYSQSLAKHYRSPCGVCVKVCPVGEDRVLYCREDTGIYRDRSGAEACHRAWEHVRRYGVK, encoded by the coding sequence ATGACTGATGACCTGAAGCAGATGATACAGACAAAATGCCGCGGGATGGATATTCCTCTGTTGGGCATGGCCCATGTCTCCCGGTGGGAGGACCTGTCCCTCAATCCCGATATGCCGGAGGCATTCTATCCCCGTTCCGTATGGCCCGAAGCACAGTCCGTGCTGGTGATCGGTCTCCCGGTGCATCTTCCCGCCCTCGAGACGTCGCCCTCCATCTGGTACCGCGAGGAATATCGCACCATCAACAGTCTCCTTGACCAGTATACTTACCGGCTGGCGGAGTATCTCAATTCAGCAGGGTATCCGTCCGTCTCTGTCCCCCGGGACGGGTATGGGCATGTGAGTGTGCTGGTGGACACCCCGGTGGCCTTCTTTTCCCACCGGCATGCGGCATACCTTGCGGGGCTCGGCACCTTCGGCGTCAATAATATGCTCCTTACCCCGCAGTATGGGCCACGTGTCCGGTTTGGGTCGGTCCTTACGGCAGCTTCCCTTGCGTCCGACCCGGTGATGGAGGGCATGCTCTGCACCCGGTGCATGCAGTGTGTTGAACAGTGTCCTGTGCAGGCGCTCAGTGAAGAGGATTACCCGGACGGCCTGACGGATAAAGCCACCTGCGCCGGATACAGCCAGAGCCTTGCCAAACACTACCGCTCTCCCTGCGGCGTCTGTGTCAAGGTCTGCCCGGTGGGTGAGGACCGCGTGCTCTACTGCCGGGAGGATACCGGAATATACCGTGACCGTAGTGGTGCCGAAGCCTGCCACCGTGCCTGGGAGCATGTCCGCCGGTATGGGGTGAAGTGA
- a CDS encoding adenosylcobinamide amidohydrolase, whose protein sequence is MSTGDGNVVLCKTEGGETVYRDETSIVAVLPPGRAVLSTSWLNGGYREGIRMVFNHHLSEDACRSDALEGGSVEGYLRLTAARLGFDPDLSTGMLTKADMCNAATVTHTFRDLTVTAVVTGGIEANGGRAGDPASFYEENGEFGDAGGTINTLLIIGASLPPETMARTVMMAAEAKASVLQELMAPSCYSAGIATGSGTDMITIVSNPAHPLYLTNAGKHAKLGELIGRCVREATRDALARQTGLGPASQHNMLVRLARFGIGEEDFWEAAAALPGVQDRVSFLAALRVRATDPVLVAATAAVLHIADEVAWGLVPDEAGRQAVCSMMTGIPAAIGIKRPVRPDGFCTGNGMIPEEWVRFVVWWIEYGP, encoded by the coding sequence GTGAGTACTGGTGATGGAAACGTCGTTCTCTGTAAGACCGAAGGGGGGGAGACGGTGTACCGTGACGAAACAAGTATCGTGGCCGTACTCCCGCCGGGCCGGGCGGTGCTCTCCACCTCATGGCTGAACGGCGGCTACCGGGAAGGCATCCGGATGGTCTTCAACCACCATCTGTCGGAGGATGCCTGCCGGTCGGATGCACTCGAAGGGGGGAGCGTTGAGGGATACCTCCGCCTCACCGCCGCCCGCCTCGGCTTTGACCCTGATCTGTCGACGGGAATGCTCACAAAGGCGGATATGTGCAATGCCGCCACTGTCACGCATACCTTCCGTGACCTCACGGTGACCGCGGTCGTAACGGGCGGCATCGAGGCGAACGGTGGCCGGGCCGGCGACCCGGCCTCGTTTTACGAAGAGAACGGTGAATTTGGTGATGCTGGGGGGACAATCAACACCCTCCTTATCATCGGTGCTTCGCTTCCGCCGGAGACCATGGCCCGTACGGTGATGATGGCCGCGGAAGCGAAGGCGTCTGTGCTCCAGGAGCTGATGGCCCCGTCCTGCTACTCAGCAGGCATTGCCACCGGGTCCGGGACGGATATGATCACAATCGTAAGCAACCCTGCCCATCCACTCTATCTTACCAACGCGGGCAAGCACGCAAAACTGGGAGAACTCATCGGGCGGTGCGTCCGGGAGGCGACGCGGGACGCACTCGCCCGGCAGACCGGCCTCGGGCCTGCGAGTCAGCACAACATGCTGGTCCGGCTCGCACGCTTCGGCATCGGGGAAGAGGATTTTTGGGAGGCTGCCGCTGCCCTTCCCGGTGTGCAGGACCGGGTCTCCTTTCTGGCTGCCCTCCGGGTACGTGCCACGGATCCGGTGCTGGTGGCGGCCACTGCCGCTGTCCTCCACATTGCAGATGAGGTGGCATGGGGTCTTGTGCCTGACGAAGCCGGGAGGCAGGCTGTCTGTTCGATGATGACGGGAATCCCTGCTGCTATCGGGATAAAACGGCCTGTCCGTCCCGATGGTTTTTGCACCGGCAACGGGATGATACCTGAAGAATGGGTCCGTTTTGTGGTCTGGTGGATCGAATACGGGCCATAA
- a CDS encoding cytochrome c biogenesis protein CcdA has product MAVGIRLLCMSVPFLLSWALSFLAGVLTPLGAVCVLPLYPGYLAFLAGQCAAGSRARPLYLGLCVTGGVLAASLLFGFVVITLFGLSADEVTTVLSPLLFGFLALLGVLMIAGIDLSRFLPHVTAPGAASPYAAAVLFGLFFGLIALPCNPAGIVVLFSLSSTALAFLDNFINFLFFGVGMALPLLLLSLLSEERTRRVTGFLIRRAVPIRIGSGLFLIAVALYYLFAVFHIGG; this is encoded by the coding sequence GTGGCAGTCGGTATCCGACTCCTGTGCATGAGCGTTCCATTCCTCCTCTCATGGGCTCTCTCGTTTCTGGCAGGAGTGCTCACTCCCCTGGGTGCCGTCTGTGTCCTCCCGCTCTATCCCGGGTATCTGGCCTTTCTTGCCGGGCAGTGCGCTGCAGGGTCACGGGCCCGGCCCCTGTACCTCGGGCTTTGCGTCACCGGGGGAGTGCTTGCAGCAAGCCTGCTCTTTGGCTTTGTCGTCATTACCCTCTTTGGCCTCTCCGCCGATGAGGTGACGACCGTTCTCTCACCCCTGCTCTTCGGGTTCCTCGCTCTTTTGGGTGTGCTGATGATCGCAGGCATCGACCTTTCCCGGTTCCTGCCGCATGTCACCGCCCCCGGTGCCGCATCGCCCTATGCCGCCGCCGTTCTCTTCGGCCTCTTCTTCGGCCTCATCGCCCTCCCCTGCAACCCGGCGGGCATCGTCGTCCTCTTTTCCCTATCGTCAACGGCCCTCGCATTTCTGGACAATTTTATCAATTTCCTCTTCTTCGGGGTCGGGATGGCGCTGCCCCTTCTGCTGCTTTCCCTCCTCTCGGAGGAGCGCACCCGCCGAGTCACCGGGTTTCTCATCCGCCGGGCGGTCCCCATCCGCATCGGGTCCGGCCTCTTTCTGATCGCGGTTGCACTTTACTATCTCTTTGCTGTGTTCCATATTGGTGGGTAA
- a CDS encoding phosphoglycerate kinase produces MKFATLTETETAGETVLLRVDFNSPIDPASSIILDDKRFREHAPTVQALGDAKCVVITHQSRPQKKDFTTLEAHAARLERLIGRPVTYIDDIFGRCARDAVAEMENGDVLMLENVRFNAEENLKMSGEDALGTHLVRNLAAMGDLYVNDAFGTAHRSQPTIVGLPRAMPAVAGLLMEKEIATLSRVLSGAPGPVTFVLGGTKVDDSLDVAANVLSGGIADRVIAVGVVANVFFKAQGISIGSPSEDLIRKLGYLPEVEKARDILAGYGDKVVLPETVAVRTGDSRDECPVTAIPDLPVLDCGLESIGPITDLIRESGTVVLNGPAGVFEDPLFATGTNEILRAAAAAEFSVVGGGHTAAVIESMGIDQMFSHISTGGGACIEFLTGKTLPAVEALAVSKTRFW; encoded by the coding sequence ATGAAATTCGCAACGCTCACTGAAACGGAAACTGCCGGTGAAACCGTACTCCTGCGTGTCGATTTTAACTCCCCGATAGATCCTGCCTCCAGTATCATCCTTGACGATAAACGGTTCCGGGAACATGCACCGACGGTGCAGGCGCTGGGTGATGCAAAGTGTGTGGTCATCACCCATCAGTCCCGTCCGCAGAAGAAGGATTTCACCACGCTGGAGGCTCATGCCGCCCGGCTGGAGCGCCTCATCGGCCGTCCGGTCACCTACATTGATGATATATTCGGGCGATGCGCCCGTGATGCGGTGGCGGAGATGGAGAACGGCGACGTCCTGATGCTCGAGAATGTCCGGTTCAATGCCGAAGAGAACCTGAAGATGTCAGGTGAAGATGCCCTCGGGACGCATCTGGTGCGCAATCTCGCCGCCATGGGGGATCTCTACGTGAACGATGCATTCGGCACCGCACACCGGTCGCAGCCGACCATCGTCGGCCTCCCGCGTGCGATGCCTGCGGTGGCGGGGCTTCTCATGGAAAAAGAGATTGCCACCCTCTCGCGGGTCCTTTCCGGGGCACCGGGGCCCGTCACTTTTGTCCTCGGCGGCACCAAGGTGGATGACTCCCTCGATGTGGCGGCAAATGTCCTCTCCGGCGGCATCGCAGACCGGGTCATCGCAGTCGGCGTGGTGGCAAATGTCTTCTTCAAGGCACAGGGCATAAGTATCGGATCGCCATCCGAAGATCTCATCCGCAAGCTCGGCTACCTCCCGGAGGTCGAGAAGGCACGTGATATTCTTGCCGGATACGGGGATAAGGTTGTTCTGCCGGAGACGGTCGCGGTCCGTACCGGTGACTCCCGCGATGAGTGTCCGGTCACGGCCATCCCTGACCTGCCGGTCCTTGACTGCGGCCTTGAATCCATCGGCCCCATAACGGATCTCATCCGTGAATCCGGCACGGTGGTCTTAAACGGGCCTGCCGGCGTCTTTGAAGACCCGCTCTTTGCGACCGGCACCAATGAAATCCTGCGGGCCGCTGCAGCCGCAGAATTCTCCGTGGTAGGCGGTGGACACACCGCGGCGGTCATCGAATCGATGGGCATTGACCAGATGTTCTCCCATATCTCCACCGGCGGCGGCGCCTGCATTGAATTTTTAACCGGGAAGACCCTCCCGGCAGTAGAGGCCCTTGCGGTGTCAAAAACCCGTTTCTGGTAA